The following coding sequences are from one Geothrix sp. window:
- a CDS encoding outer membrane beta-barrel protein: MRTLSPLLPLVATTLLAQAPSPGTTPTLKWRGSLWASAVTQNRDTTDGSLAFRPLEAGQGQFTLDGLMLGVDATLTSGWSAKATLLTGQAGKVVQSTTGDSGTIAPVEAMLVWTGERDTFRIGRMITFIGMEFLDGVQDVTASRGLLFSFVDPFGQVGINWHHAFSPVWSTDVWAFNGEDRTRDNNHGKTVGLGLTYNHAGSQDNFLSLHAYSGSEQDGFGAAANTGAEGRKRERLCLMGQWIAGASTFQWEASLGRESFATGSILGATAPATATWRGYGFICKRELMPSVSLFARAEWLSDDLGVRLSADPTIREGLGLAGPIAYAGRMGANLQAQGISLGVEKKHGPAFARLELRQDRLNRDLTDAQGRTFRESASGTLSLGASF, encoded by the coding sequence ATGCGAACTCTGTCGCCTCTCCTCCCGTTGGTCGCCACCACCCTCCTGGCCCAGGCGCCTTCCCCGGGCACCACTCCCACGCTGAAATGGCGGGGTTCCCTCTGGGCATCGGCCGTGACGCAGAACCGCGACACGACCGATGGTTCGCTGGCGTTCCGGCCCCTGGAGGCCGGGCAGGGCCAGTTCACGCTGGATGGCCTCATGCTCGGCGTGGATGCGACCCTCACCAGCGGCTGGTCCGCCAAGGCCACGCTGCTGACGGGTCAGGCGGGCAAGGTCGTCCAGAGCACCACCGGCGACAGCGGCACCATCGCGCCGGTGGAGGCCATGCTGGTCTGGACGGGGGAGCGTGACACCTTCCGCATCGGCCGGATGATCACCTTCATCGGCATGGAATTCCTGGATGGCGTGCAGGACGTGACGGCCAGCCGGGGTCTGCTGTTCAGCTTCGTGGATCCCTTCGGCCAGGTCGGCATCAACTGGCACCACGCCTTCAGCCCGGTCTGGAGCACGGATGTCTGGGCCTTCAATGGCGAGGACCGGACCCGCGACAACAACCACGGCAAAACCGTGGGCCTGGGGCTCACCTACAACCATGCGGGTTCCCAGGACAACTTCCTGTCGCTGCACGCCTATTCGGGATCCGAGCAGGATGGGTTCGGCGCTGCGGCCAACACCGGCGCCGAAGGGCGCAAGCGCGAGCGGCTCTGCCTCATGGGCCAGTGGATCGCCGGGGCCTCCACCTTCCAGTGGGAGGCCTCCCTGGGCCGCGAGTCCTTCGCGACGGGCAGCATCCTGGGCGCCACCGCGCCGGCAACGGCCACCTGGCGCGGGTACGGATTCATCTGCAAGCGGGAACTCATGCCCTCGGTGAGCCTCTTCGCCCGGGCGGAGTGGCTGTCGGATGACCTGGGCGTGCGCCTGTCCGCGGATCCCACGATCCGGGAAGGGCTGGGGCTCGCCGGCCCCATCGCCTATGCCGGCCGGATGGGGGCGAACCTCCAGGCCCAGGGGATCTCGCTTGGGGTGGAGAAGAAGCACGGGCCCGCCTTCGCGCGCCTGGAGCTGCGCCAGGACCGGCTCAACCGGGATCTGACGGATGCGCAGGGCCGCACCTTCCGGGAGAGCGCGTCGGGGACCCTGAGCCTGGGCGCCAGTTTCTAG
- a CDS encoding alpha-ketoacid dehydrogenase subunit alpha/beta gives MPDSSVQTALATTLTREQRVRLYRTIYAARRIDDKEITGKRQNKVFFQINGVGHEAVQAAASLVFRPGHDWFFFYYRDRALAYGLGYTAREMFLGSVGAVDDPASGGRQMPSHWGHKGLNIFTTSSPTGSQFLQAVGAVEAVVRAEQGGVSEQLGIKADEVALVTTGDGTCSQGEFWEAISNAVNLKAPVVFLVEDNGYAISTPSEVQYPGGNVAALLQGYAEHGLLILDEVDGCDPVASFEALKIAAEHARTRKGPALVRAKVIRPYSHSLSDDEQLYKSKAQREAEAQRDPVLTYAKQLVTWGDLSEAQLQMLKDEVQAEIDAAWEDADAAPRPEPGSYYRHLYSEEVDPTSAAFDTEHAPGDQEVGKKTMLDLINATLKHEMARDPRILVFGEDVADASREEILDEVKGKGGVFKTTHGLQKQFGAHRVFNTPLAEATIVGRGIGLAARGFKPVAEIQFFDYIWPAMQQLRDELANIRWRSHGAFKAPMVIRVPIAGYLMGGATYHSQCGESTFTHIPGLRVICPSNALDAAGLLRTAIRCDDPVLFLEPKHLYRQTHNKGNDPGPDFMIPFGKARTVREGADLSVITYGCTVHRAVQAAREAEKEGISVEIIDLRSLNPYDWAAIERTVKKTHRVIVAHEDTLSWGYGSEIAARIADELFFHLDAPVRRVAAKDTWVAYYPALEDEILPQPKDFLEAYRKLMAV, from the coding sequence GTGCCCGACAGCTCCGTCCAGACTGCGCTAGCCACCACCCTGACCCGGGAGCAGCGCGTCCGGCTCTATCGCACGATCTACGCCGCCCGCCGCATCGACGACAAGGAGATCACGGGCAAACGGCAGAACAAGGTCTTCTTCCAGATCAACGGCGTGGGCCACGAGGCGGTCCAGGCCGCAGCCTCCCTGGTGTTCCGCCCGGGCCATGACTGGTTCTTCTTCTACTATCGCGACCGGGCCCTGGCCTATGGTCTGGGCTATACGGCCAGGGAGATGTTCCTGGGCTCCGTGGGCGCCGTGGATGATCCCGCCAGCGGTGGCCGCCAGATGCCCAGCCACTGGGGCCACAAGGGCCTCAACATCTTCACCACCTCCAGCCCCACCGGCAGCCAGTTCCTGCAGGCCGTGGGCGCGGTCGAGGCGGTGGTGCGCGCCGAGCAGGGCGGCGTCTCGGAGCAGCTGGGCATCAAGGCCGACGAGGTGGCCCTGGTCACCACCGGCGACGGCACCTGCAGCCAGGGCGAGTTCTGGGAGGCCATCAGCAATGCCGTGAACCTGAAGGCGCCCGTGGTGTTCCTGGTGGAGGACAACGGCTATGCCATCAGCACCCCCAGCGAGGTGCAGTATCCCGGCGGCAATGTGGCGGCCCTGCTGCAGGGCTACGCGGAGCACGGCCTGTTGATCCTGGACGAGGTGGACGGCTGCGACCCCGTCGCCAGCTTTGAAGCCCTGAAGATCGCCGCCGAGCATGCCCGCACCCGCAAGGGGCCGGCCCTGGTGCGCGCCAAGGTGATCCGCCCCTACAGCCACTCGCTGTCCGATGACGAGCAGCTCTACAAGTCCAAGGCCCAGCGCGAGGCTGAGGCCCAGCGGGATCCTGTCCTCACCTACGCGAAGCAGCTGGTGACCTGGGGCGATCTCTCCGAGGCTCAGCTGCAGATGCTGAAGGATGAGGTCCAGGCGGAGATCGACGCGGCCTGGGAGGATGCGGACGCCGCCCCCCGGCCCGAGCCCGGCAGCTACTACCGGCACCTCTACAGCGAGGAGGTCGATCCCACCTCCGCCGCCTTCGATACCGAGCACGCCCCGGGCGACCAGGAGGTCGGCAAGAAGACGATGCTCGACCTCATCAATGCCACGCTGAAACATGAGATGGCGCGGGATCCCCGCATCCTGGTCTTCGGCGAGGACGTGGCCGATGCCAGCCGCGAGGAGATCCTCGACGAGGTGAAGGGGAAGGGCGGCGTCTTCAAGACCACCCATGGCCTGCAGAAGCAGTTCGGCGCCCACCGCGTGTTCAACACGCCCCTGGCCGAGGCCACCATCGTGGGTCGCGGCATCGGCTTGGCTGCGCGGGGCTTCAAGCCCGTGGCGGAGATCCAGTTCTTCGACTACATCTGGCCGGCCATGCAGCAGCTGCGGGACGAGCTGGCCAACATCCGCTGGCGCTCCCACGGGGCCTTCAAGGCGCCCATGGTGATCCGCGTGCCCATCGCCGGCTACCTCATGGGCGGCGCCACCTACCACAGCCAGTGCGGCGAGAGCACCTTCACCCACATCCCGGGCCTGCGCGTGATCTGCCCCAGCAACGCCCTGGACGCGGCGGGCCTCCTGCGCACCGCCATCCGCTGCGACGATCCGGTGCTGTTCCTGGAGCCCAAGCACCTCTACCGGCAGACCCACAACAAGGGGAACGACCCCGGCCCCGACTTCATGATCCCCTTCGGCAAGGCGCGCACCGTGCGCGAGGGCGCCGACCTGTCCGTCATCACCTACGGCTGCACCGTACACCGGGCCGTGCAGGCCGCCCGCGAGGCCGAGAAGGAGGGGATCTCGGTCGAGATCATCGACCTGCGCTCCCTGAATCCCTACGACTGGGCGGCCATCGAACGCACCGTGAAGAAGACCCATCGCGTGATCGTGGCCCACGAGGACACCCTCAGCTGGGGCTATGGCAGCGAGATCGCGGCGCGCATCGCCGATGAGCTGTTCTTCCACCTCGACGCCCCCGTGCGCCGGGTGGCGGCCAAGGACACCTGGGTGGCCTACTACCCCGCCCTGGAGGACGAGATCCTGCCCCAGCCCAAGGACTTCCTCGAGGCCTACCGGAAGCTCATGGCGGTCTGA
- a CDS encoding cold-shock protein, with the protein MAQGTVKWFNAEKGFGFITPDEGGADLFVHHTAIQGGGFRTLDENQRVSFEVAQGQKGPQATNVQKL; encoded by the coding sequence ATGGCTCAAGGCACCGTCAAGTGGTTCAACGCTGAGAAGGGCTTCGGCTTCATCACCCCCGACGAGGGCGGCGCTGACCTCTTCGTCCACCACACCGCCATCCAGGGCGGCGGATTCCGCACGCTGGACGAGAACCAGCGCGTCAGCTTCGAAGTCGCCCAGGGCCAGAAGGGCCCCCAGGCCACCAACGTCCAGAAGCTCTAG
- a CDS encoding alpha/beta hydrolase, which yields MSAASRSLLRAGLTLSILYWTISLLAGWWLPSLLLNAPLPPRPAGEVEASLAALTGEAGHWTVHAVPGGMGVTLRVHWLHRPHPKGAAILLHGFGDDALGTAPRLRDLPDLDVLCFTFRGRDLVPETPSTLGGHERTDVAVVVRFLEGAGWPRDRQVLVGCSQGAGVAILALADLEGQGAPLAGALLESPFMDLRDAARNHLRGTLGRFEVLARPAEWIGIWRAGRIAGFDPATVSPVRASRGIRTPLALLAGDADQTTPLPGVQAIARNHPDLTIVPGADHLEAGSKVPGGWKAWADLRLRSWGLASKP from the coding sequence ATGTCCGCCGCCAGCCGGAGCCTCCTCCGCGCGGGGCTCACCCTGTCCATCCTCTATTGGACGATCTCCCTCCTGGCGGGCTGGTGGCTGCCCAGCCTGCTGCTGAACGCACCGCTTCCCCCGCGGCCGGCAGGCGAAGTCGAGGCCAGCCTCGCCGCCCTGACCGGAGAGGCCGGACATTGGACGGTCCACGCCGTTCCCGGCGGCATGGGTGTCACCCTGCGGGTCCACTGGCTCCATCGGCCCCATCCGAAGGGCGCAGCGATCCTGCTTCATGGCTTTGGGGACGATGCCCTGGGCACGGCGCCGCGGCTGCGCGATCTCCCGGACCTGGATGTCCTCTGCTTCACCTTCCGAGGGCGGGATCTGGTACCTGAGACCCCCAGCACGCTGGGCGGCCATGAGCGCACGGATGTGGCCGTGGTCGTTCGCTTCCTGGAGGGGGCGGGCTGGCCAAGGGACCGCCAGGTCCTGGTGGGATGCAGCCAGGGTGCGGGTGTGGCCATCCTGGCCTTGGCGGACCTTGAGGGTCAGGGCGCGCCCCTGGCGGGCGCCCTGCTGGAGAGCCCGTTCATGGATCTCCGGGACGCCGCGCGCAATCACCTCCGGGGGACCCTGGGCCGTTTCGAGGTTCTGGCCCGGCCCGCGGAATGGATCGGGATCTGGCGCGCGGGCCGGATCGCCGGTTTCGATCCGGCGACGGTTTCTCCGGTCCGGGCCAGCCGAGGCATTCGTACCCCATTGGCCCTGCTGGCCGGCGATGCCGACCAGACCACACCCCTTCCCGGGGTCCAGGCCATCGCCCGGAACCACCCGGATCTCACCATCGTGCCGGGCGCTGACCACCTGGAAGCAGGCAGCAAGGTACCTGGCGGCTGGAAGGCCTGGGCCGACCTGCGCCTGCGGAGCTGGGGCCTGGCGTCGAAACCCTAG
- a CDS encoding TetR/AcrR family transcriptional regulator, which produces MILPALQADTRTRLIESAILHFAAKGFDGAGIREIAKSANANSALVAYHFCGKEGLYTETLRAIFSRKVSPVSLLAHLPPAGSPGARKAALQGFQDYIRAFTTEIMSCHGADPIDEAAMVLMTREMQSPRPASSALLLEHIQPYVTYLTNCLQVLRPDLDEDALFAMGVSIQGLMIHFRNSLGIIRLIRGNPAYPEDAEKLIQHFIDFSLRGLGVPEAFPQPRN; this is translated from the coding sequence ATGATCCTTCCCGCCCTGCAAGCCGATACCCGCACCCGCCTCATCGAATCGGCCATCCTCCACTTCGCTGCCAAGGGCTTCGACGGGGCCGGCATCCGGGAGATCGCCAAGAGCGCCAATGCCAACTCGGCCCTGGTGGCCTACCACTTCTGCGGCAAGGAGGGGCTTTACACGGAGACTCTGCGGGCGATCTTCTCCCGGAAGGTCTCGCCGGTCTCCCTGCTGGCGCACCTGCCGCCGGCCGGGTCCCCCGGCGCCCGGAAGGCCGCTCTGCAGGGCTTCCAGGACTACATCCGGGCCTTCACCACCGAGATCATGTCCTGTCATGGGGCCGATCCCATCGACGAGGCGGCCATGGTCCTCATGACCCGGGAGATGCAGTCCCCCCGGCCCGCCTCCTCGGCCCTGCTCCTGGAGCACATCCAGCCCTATGTCACCTACCTGACGAACTGCCTCCAGGTCCTCCGGCCCGACCTGGACGAGGACGCGCTCTTCGCCATGGGCGTGAGCATCCAGGGGCTGATGATCCACTTCCGCAACTCCCTGGGGATCATCCGTCTCATCCGGGGCAATCCGGCCTATCCCGAGGACGCGGAGAAGCTCATCCAACACTTCATCGATTTCAGCCTGCGGGGGCTTGGCGTCCCCGAGGCCTTCCCGCAGCCGAGGAACTGA
- a CDS encoding TolC family protein, whose amino-acid sequence MLLIPPPALQAPLLTPPPAERPQAPLSLDLPGALSRARSENAMLRAAKARIDERRGLITSTRADALPQLTLVGDFTRMRDVSMLNSSFADLAPAIGLPVSSLVSTRSLYTTQANLTQPLFYWGKLGTAVDIAMMGEQEAAFGYTTSELDVLHGVAKAFLGVLAAQAEQEVIESRRKTAEQFVSDVKARLEAQTATELDRLRAESEFLAVVPEALQAEAQVKRALEVLNGQLGLDPKTPLALAGLGLPEATAKPAGAERSELAQLKQQEAMYRANDKIIKSDLRPKFDLSASYGYQAGKSDNLFKDPYDTWKVSLTMKFPVFDGLRSSGKRAQNNAQLEQVKQMRVDRERSVAIEQSTADRELEKAIALNEAARRAHDAALEALRMSRESFDQGLITSLDLLQAERAERQAESQRRRAELGLWSARFDQRRSLGLPPL is encoded by the coding sequence ATGCTCCTGATCCCACCCCCTGCGCTCCAGGCTCCGCTCCTGACGCCACCCCCTGCAGAGAGGCCCCAGGCCCCGCTCTCACTGGATCTCCCGGGGGCCCTGTCCCGGGCCCGGTCGGAGAACGCCATGCTCCGCGCCGCCAAGGCCCGCATCGACGAGCGCCGTGGCCTCATCACCAGCACAAGGGCGGACGCACTGCCCCAGCTGACTTTGGTGGGCGACTTCACCCGGATGCGGGATGTCTCCATGCTCAACAGCAGCTTCGCGGACCTGGCGCCTGCCATTGGCCTTCCGGTGAGCAGCCTGGTGAGCACCCGCAGCCTCTACACCACCCAGGCCAACCTCACCCAGCCCCTCTTCTACTGGGGCAAGCTGGGCACGGCCGTGGACATCGCCATGATGGGCGAGCAGGAGGCCGCCTTCGGCTACACCACGTCGGAGCTGGACGTGCTCCACGGCGTCGCGAAGGCCTTCCTGGGTGTCCTGGCGGCCCAGGCGGAGCAGGAGGTCATCGAAAGCCGGCGCAAGACCGCCGAGCAGTTCGTGTCCGACGTGAAGGCGCGGCTGGAGGCGCAGACGGCCACTGAGCTGGACCGCCTCCGGGCCGAGAGCGAGTTCCTGGCCGTGGTTCCCGAAGCCCTCCAGGCCGAGGCCCAGGTCAAGCGGGCCCTTGAGGTCCTGAATGGCCAGCTGGGGCTGGATCCCAAGACGCCGCTCGCGCTTGCGGGCCTCGGATTGCCGGAGGCCACCGCCAAGCCCGCCGGCGCCGAGCGCAGCGAGCTGGCCCAGCTGAAGCAGCAGGAGGCGATGTACCGCGCCAACGACAAGATCATCAAGTCCGACCTGCGTCCCAAATTCGACCTCAGCGCCAGCTACGGGTACCAGGCCGGCAAATCGGACAACCTCTTCAAGGATCCCTACGACACCTGGAAGGTGAGCCTCACCATGAAGTTCCCGGTCTTCGACGGGCTGCGCAGCTCGGGCAAGCGGGCCCAGAACAACGCCCAGCTGGAGCAGGTGAAGCAGATGCGCGTGGACCGCGAGCGGTCCGTGGCCATCGAGCAGAGCACTGCCGACCGCGAACTGGAGAAGGCCATCGCCCTGAACGAGGCCGCGCGCCGCGCCCATGACGCCGCCCTCGAGGCGCTGCGCATGAGCCGCGAATCCTTCGACCAGGGCCTCATCACGTCCCTCGACCTGCTCCAGGCGGAGCGCGCAGAACGGCAGGCCGAAAGCCAGCGCCGCCGGGCGGAGCTGGGCCTCTGGTCCGCCCGCTTCGATCAGCGCCGCTCTCTGGGCCTGCCCCCTCTCTGA
- a CDS encoding efflux RND transporter periplasmic adaptor subunit, with protein sequence MNRKTVFYIALPIAVIAGAATFHRSQRNDELSHQATVKGEGTVAVTLVNVQERSFRPAVAFTGTMLAVNRAELKAEVTGRVTRVAVQEGDTVAAGALLGAQDEDDYVLGLQAAEAQVAQAKAQALQAQRDNDRSVALLEKRSITRQAAQQAETAYNATKAAAQAAESNLGLARLRLKKARLVAPFAGQVARRMVQPGEMLNPGQTAFEVVDNRKLEIRADLPTEAMAQVKVGQRATFRAIGLDRLVEGRVAQVSPSLSQDGRTLRVRVEVPNPDGQLKGGLFVEGVILGEGETRSAALPATLLKPQDRDAELFISEQGVAARRKVVLGAEQDGYRPISGLAVGTQVIDSGKDLVGVGSRLRVSTPAAGGK encoded by the coding sequence ATGAACCGCAAAACCGTCTTCTACATCGCCCTGCCCATCGCGGTGATCGCCGGGGCCGCCACCTTCCACCGCAGCCAGCGCAACGATGAGCTGAGCCACCAGGCCACCGTGAAAGGCGAGGGCACGGTGGCCGTCACCCTGGTCAACGTCCAGGAGCGCAGCTTCCGTCCCGCCGTGGCCTTCACCGGCACGATGCTGGCCGTGAACCGCGCTGAGCTCAAGGCCGAGGTCACTGGCCGCGTCACCCGCGTGGCGGTGCAGGAGGGCGACACCGTTGCCGCGGGCGCCCTGCTCGGGGCCCAGGACGAGGACGACTACGTGCTGGGGCTGCAGGCCGCCGAGGCCCAGGTGGCTCAGGCCAAGGCCCAGGCCCTGCAGGCCCAGCGGGACAATGACCGTTCCGTGGCGCTGCTGGAGAAACGCAGCATCACCCGCCAGGCGGCCCAGCAGGCCGAGACCGCCTACAACGCCACCAAGGCCGCGGCTCAGGCCGCGGAGAGCAACCTGGGCCTGGCCCGCCTGCGTCTGAAGAAGGCCCGCCTGGTGGCGCCCTTCGCGGGCCAGGTGGCCCGCCGCATGGTGCAGCCCGGCGAGATGCTGAACCCCGGCCAGACCGCCTTCGAAGTGGTGGACAACCGCAAGCTGGAGATCCGCGCCGACCTGCCCACCGAGGCCATGGCCCAGGTGAAGGTGGGCCAGCGGGCCACCTTCCGCGCCATCGGCCTGGACCGCCTCGTGGAGGGCCGGGTCGCCCAGGTGAGCCCCAGCCTCTCCCAGGATGGCCGCACCCTGCGCGTCCGGGTCGAGGTCCCCAATCCCGACGGCCAGCTCAAGGGCGGGCTCTTCGTGGAAGGCGTGATCCTGGGTGAGGGCGAGACCAGGAGCGCGGCCCTGCCGGCCACCCTGCTGAAGCCCCAGGACCGCGACGCCGAGCTCTTCATCTCCGAACAGGGCGTGGCCGCCCGCCGCAAGGTGGTGCTGGGCGCGGAGCAGGACGGCTACCGACCGATCAGCGGCCTGGCCGTGGGCACCCAGGTCATCGACAGTGGCAAGGATCTCGTGGGCGTGGGCAGCCGCCTGCGCGTCTCCACGCCCGCCGCCGGGGGGAAGTGA
- a CDS encoding efflux RND transporter permease subunit codes for MFLSDLSIRRPVFTVCIMLALVVLGLFSVKSLGIDQYPNTDIPTVTVSVIYPGASPESVKQDVVRKIEEAVNPIEKIKEISSTSQEGLGTLVIQFQLGRNVDNALNDVRTKIGQIRRDLPNNIEEPVISKFDPASLPVLSLVVQPDAKHQGMNDRELTRVAEDFLKRRIENIPGVGKVEPAGVSTREILVQIDPQKLEAQGLALGAVKSALANDTLAIPSGNLLQGSREVSVKVDAKARTVDDFNHVIVGNKEGRPIELQEVAKIVDGIKEKRSLARLGGKDVVALEIQRQVGGNTVAMVTAVEKALHELKPELQQQGVEVVTAKDNARFIINNVEDVNISIYVGGLLTVIIVFYFLKSWRSTLITSLTLPVSVISTFIVMRALDFTLNTMTLMGLSLAIGILIDDAIVVRENITRHAEMGKDHVTAAREGTAEIGPAVIATTLSILAVFVPVAFMGGIVGKFFFPFGIVVAFAVAVSLFVSFTLDPMLSAVWPDPEHEKSADGHVHYQGRNWIMRSVEAFGRVLDRWEALYKTAIEWALNHRWIVMLSGAGSFVLAIILIGLLGNNFMPDFDRGDLQVTFKTEPGASLSTTRDKALALETTIKNVPGVELTYTTIGTGLNGTVNSGGIYVKLKEGRRPNHVKIRRQIREGFRAVPGVDAAVGPVNDWGMAFPIMVAVQAPERDAVIQAVPLVKEALKSVPGAVDVTTSLDSGKPELRLVIDRKAASDLGVSPALVAQMVRPLVDGEKVAKYEDEKGEQRDVRVRLEDQQRRFTTQLANMTVQSTKDLGGGKHPLVRLNQVVRFEEGLAPAKLQRHDLMEEVEVNANFDGSTLGEVSAGAAQKVAELKASGQLPEGVRVEFLGQTRDSKETAGYMGTSLLLAVFFIYFVLASQFESFKLPVAIMASLPLSMVGMVLMLLVTGDSMSMMTSIGMILLMGLVTKNAILLVDHALHLEREEGITRRQAIIRAGTVRLRPILMTSFAMIGGMLPLFLALGAGAEMRAPMARAVVGGLITSTMLTLIVVPVFFEILEDFTLAKAWAWTRRRLGMTVVEPEPDQPLAEAPDA; via the coding sequence ATGTTCCTGTCTGACCTCTCCATCCGCCGACCCGTATTCACCGTCTGCATCATGCTGGCCCTGGTGGTGCTGGGCCTCTTCTCCGTGAAGAGCCTGGGCATCGACCAGTACCCCAACACGGACATCCCCACCGTCACCGTCTCCGTCATCTACCCCGGCGCCAGCCCCGAGTCCGTCAAGCAGGACGTGGTGCGCAAGATCGAGGAGGCCGTCAACCCCATCGAGAAGATCAAGGAGATCAGCTCCACCAGCCAGGAGGGCCTCGGCACCCTGGTGATCCAGTTCCAGCTGGGCCGCAACGTGGACAACGCGCTCAACGACGTGCGCACCAAGATCGGCCAGATCCGGCGCGACCTCCCGAACAACATCGAGGAGCCCGTCATCTCCAAGTTCGACCCGGCCTCGCTGCCGGTGCTCTCCCTGGTGGTGCAGCCTGACGCGAAGCACCAGGGCATGAACGACCGCGAGCTCACCCGTGTCGCCGAGGACTTCCTCAAGCGCCGCATCGAGAACATCCCCGGCGTGGGCAAGGTGGAACCGGCGGGTGTCAGCACCCGCGAGATCCTCGTCCAGATCGATCCCCAGAAGCTCGAAGCCCAGGGCCTGGCCCTGGGGGCCGTGAAGAGCGCCCTGGCCAATGACACGCTGGCCATCCCCAGCGGCAACCTGCTCCAGGGCAGCCGCGAGGTCTCGGTCAAGGTGGACGCCAAGGCCCGGACCGTGGACGACTTCAACCATGTGATCGTGGGCAACAAGGAAGGCCGGCCCATCGAGCTGCAGGAAGTGGCGAAGATCGTCGACGGCATCAAGGAGAAGCGCAGCCTGGCCCGCCTGGGCGGCAAGGACGTGGTCGCCCTGGAGATCCAGCGCCAGGTCGGCGGCAACACCGTGGCCATGGTCACCGCCGTGGAGAAGGCCCTCCACGAGCTGAAGCCCGAGCTGCAGCAGCAGGGCGTCGAGGTGGTCACCGCCAAGGACAACGCCCGCTTCATCATCAACAACGTGGAGGACGTGAACATCTCCATCTACGTGGGCGGCCTGCTCACGGTGATCATCGTCTTCTACTTCCTGAAGAGCTGGCGCTCCACGCTCATCACCAGCCTCACCCTGCCCGTGTCCGTGATCTCCACCTTCATCGTCATGCGGGCCCTGGACTTCACGCTGAACACCATGACCCTCATGGGCCTCAGCCTGGCCATCGGCATCCTCATCGACGACGCCATCGTGGTCCGCGAGAACATCACGCGGCACGCGGAGATGGGCAAAGACCACGTCACGGCGGCCCGGGAGGGCACGGCCGAGATCGGTCCCGCGGTCATCGCCACCACCCTGTCCATCCTGGCGGTGTTCGTGCCCGTGGCCTTCATGGGCGGCATCGTGGGCAAGTTCTTCTTCCCCTTCGGCATCGTCGTGGCCTTCGCCGTGGCGGTCTCGCTGTTCGTGAGCTTCACGCTGGACCCCATGCTCAGCGCCGTGTGGCCCGATCCCGAGCACGAGAAGAGCGCCGACGGCCACGTCCACTACCAGGGCCGCAACTGGATCATGCGCAGCGTGGAGGCCTTCGGCCGCGTGCTCGACCGCTGGGAGGCCCTATACAAGACGGCCATCGAATGGGCCTTGAATCACCGCTGGATCGTGATGCTTTCGGGCGCCGGGAGTTTTGTCCTCGCCATTATTCTCATCGGCCTGCTCGGCAACAACTTCATGCCCGACTTCGACCGGGGCGATTTGCAGGTGACCTTCAAGACGGAACCCGGTGCCAGCCTGAGCACCACCCGCGACAAGGCCCTGGCCCTGGAGACCACCATCAAGAACGTGCCCGGCGTGGAACTCACCTACACCACCATCGGCACGGGCCTCAACGGCACCGTCAACTCCGGCGGCATCTACGTGAAGCTGAAGGAGGGGCGCCGCCCCAACCACGTGAAGATCCGCCGCCAGATCCGCGAGGGCTTCCGCGCCGTGCCCGGCGTGGATGCCGCCGTGGGCCCCGTGAACGACTGGGGCATGGCCTTCCCCATCATGGTGGCCGTGCAGGCGCCGGAGCGGGATGCGGTCATCCAGGCGGTTCCCCTGGTGAAGGAGGCGCTGAAGAGCGTCCCCGGCGCCGTGGATGTCACCACCAGCCTGGACAGCGGCAAGCCGGAATTGCGGCTGGTCATCGATCGCAAGGCCGCCTCCGACCTGGGCGTGAGCCCGGCCCTGGTGGCCCAGATGGTGCGGCCCCTCGTGGATGGCGAGAAGGTGGCCAAGTACGAGGACGAGAAGGGCGAGCAGCGCGATGTGCGCGTCCGCCTCGAGGACCAGCAGCGGCGCTTCACCACCCAGCTGGCCAACATGACCGTGCAGAGTACCAAGGACCTGGGCGGCGGCAAGCATCCCCTGGTGCGCCTCAACCAGGTGGTGCGCTTCGAGGAGGGCCTCGCGCCCGCCAAGCTCCAGCGCCACGATCTGATGGAGGAAGTGGAGGTGAACGCCAACTTCGACGGCTCCACCCTGGGTGAAGTGAGCGCCGGCGCCGCCCAGAAGGTGGCGGAGCTGAAGGCCAGCGGCCAGCTGCCCGAAGGCGTCCGCGTGGAGTTCCTGGGCCAGACCCGGGACAGCAAGGAGACCGCCGGCTACATGGGCACCTCGCTGCTGCTCGCGGTGTTCTTCATCTACTTCGTGCTGGCCAGCCAGTTCGAGAGCTTCAAGCTGCCCGTGGCCATCATGGCCAGCCTGCCGCTCTCCATGGTGGGCATGGTGCTCATGCTCCTCGTCACGGGCGACTCCATGTCCATGATGACGAGCATCGGCATGATCCTGCTCATGGGCCTGGTCACCAAGAACGCCATCCTGCTGGTGGATCACGCCCTGCATCTGGAACGCGAGGAGGGCATCACCCGCCGCCAGGCCATCATCCGCGCGGGCACCGTGCGGCTGCGGCCCATCCTCATGACCAGCTTCGCCATGATCGGCGGCATGCTCCCGCTCTTCCTGGCCCTGGGCGCCGGCGCCGAGATGCGCGCCCCCATGGCCCGCGCCGTGGTGGGCGGGCTCATCACCTCGACCATGCTCACGCTCATCGTGGTGCCCGTGTTCTTCGAGATCCTCGAGGACTTCACCCTGGCCAAGGCCTGGGCGTGGACGCGCCGCCGCCTCGGCATGACCGTGGTCGAGCCGGAGCCTGACCAGCCTCTCGCGGAGGCGCCGGATGCCTGA